In Nicotiana tabacum cultivar K326 chromosome 17, ASM71507v2, whole genome shotgun sequence, one DNA window encodes the following:
- the LOC107769561 gene encoding transcription elongation factor 1 homolog produces the protein MGKRKSKSKPPPKKRMDKLDTVFSCPFCSHGTSVECRIDMKNLIGEATCRICQESFSTTVTALTEPIDIYSEWIDECERVNNLEDDDGS, from the exons ATGGGGAAGAGGAAGTCGAAATCAAAGCCGCCTCCAAAGAAGAGAATGGACAAACTTGACACTGTCTTCAGCTGTCCTTTCTGCAGCCATGGCACCAGCGTTGAATGTCGCAT TGATATGAAAAACTTGATTGGGGAGGCAACATGCAGGATTTGTCAAGAGAGCTTCAGCACCACTGTTACGG CACTGACAGAGCCTATTGATAT ATATAGTGAATGGATTGACGAGTGTGAAAGAGTCAACAACCTCGAAGACGATGATGGTTCTTAG
- the LOC107769562 gene encoding transcription factor VOZ1 — protein sequence MWKGSKSGAGKSASHQLFKDKAKNRVDDLQGVFTNLQSARKESRTYDVGVLEEQVHQMLREWKAELNEPSPASSLQGGSRVSSDIYRLLLGEEEDDATSALAAPKPEPDAQKNDVAGFQEGFNVTPVLQEQGYQLVDQCKSMPLVVNNAGINNLGIATQQDYNSFDLQQDFDRYFPGFDALNLCLEDVLPPVHISPPPSAFLGPKCSLWDCPRPAMGSDWCQKSHDYCSDYHASLAPNEGYPGTAPVVRPMGIGLKDNLLFQALSAKALGKDVGIPECEGAATAKSPWKAPELFDLKVVEGETIREWLFFDKPRRAFESGNRKQRSLPDYNGRGWHESRKQVMNEYGGLKRSYYMDPQPMKDLEWHLYEYEINKYDVCALYRLELKLVDGKKSPKGKVTKESVADLQKQMGRLTAEFPSENKRSVKGRAKANKDVAVNMHAVPNRIVPASEGFDYGTGAPFPDYLVDNLGGYYVT from the exons ATGTGGAAGGGTTCGAAGAGCGGTGCGGGCAAGTCTGCATCGCACCAGCTCTTCAAGGACAAGGCGAAGAACCGCGTGGATGATCTGCAGGGTGTGTTCACTAACCTGCAATCTGCAAGGAAGGAGAGTCGAACTTATGATGTTGGGGTGCTTGAAGAGCAGGTTCATCAGATGCTTCGTGAGTGGAAGGCTGAGCTCAATGAGCCTTCCCCGGCTTCTTCGTTGCAG GGAGGAAGCCGTGTCTCATCAGATATCTATAGACTGCTGCTTGGTGAGGAGGAAGATGACGCTACCAGCGCATTAGCTGCACCTAAGCCTGAGCCTGATGCTCAAAAAAATGATGTTGCTGGATTTCAAGAG GGTTTCAATGTAACTCCGGTGCTGCAGGAGCAAGGTTACCAGTTGGTTGATCAGTGCAAAAGTATGCCGTTGGTGGTCAACAATGCAGGGATTAACAACCTAGGCATTGCAACACAACAAGATTACAATTCTTTTGATTTGCAGCAAGACTTTGATCGGTACTTCCCCGGATTTGATGCTTTAAATCTTTGTCTAGAGGATGTGTTGCCTCCTGTTCATATTAGTCCTCCGCCCTCTGCTTTCCTGGGTCCTAAATGTTCACTTTGGGATTGTCCTCGACCTGCGATGGGGTCAGATTGGTGTCAGAAGTCTCATGACTACTGCAGTGACTATCATGCTTCTCTTGCGCCTAATGAAGGTTATCCTGGAACAGCTCCAGTTGTTCGACCGATGGGTATTGGCTTAAAGGATAATTTGCTTTTCCAAGCTCTAAGTGCAAAAGCACTGGGGAAAGATGTTGGTATTCCGGAGTGTGAAGGTGCTGCCACTGCAAAATCCCCTTGGAAGGCACCAG AGCTCTTTGACCTTAAAGTTGTTGAAGGTGAAACAATCAGGGAATGGCTTTTCTTTGATAAGCCTCGAAGAGCATTTGAAAGCGGAAACAGAAAGCAGAGGTCACTGCCAGATTATAACGGGCGGGGTTGGCATGAGTCTAGGAAACAAGTGATGAATGAATACGGAGGGCTGAAGAGATCCTACTATATGGATCCACAGCCGATGAAAGACCTGGAATGGCATCTGTATGAATATGAGATCAACAAGTATGATGTGTGTGCCCTGTACAGATTGGAGCTGAAACTTGTTGATGGGAAGAAGAGTCCAAAAGGGAAAGTAACGAAGGAATCAGTTGCGGATTTGCAAAAGCAAATGGGAAGACTCACTGCTGAATTTCCTTCGGAGAACAAGCGCTCTGTTAAAGGTAGAGCAAAAGCTAACAAGGACGTTGCTGTTAACATGCATGCTGTTCCAAATCGAATTGTTCCAGCTAGTGAAGGGTTTGATTATGGGACCGGTGCACCTTTTCCTGACTATCTCGTTGATAATTTAGGTGGCTACTATGTAACGTAG